A window of Companilactobacillus allii genomic DNA:
GATTTCAATAATATTAATATGAATGTTTCTGTTAACTAATTTGTTTAGTTGGTTACGTAATTTTTCAACTTCAGATCCACCTTTACCAATGACCATACCAGGTTTAGCTGTATGAATTGAAACGGTAACGTTCTTTGCAGTACGTTCGATTTCGATTCTTGATACGGAAGCATTTGATAGTTTGTCTTCAATATACTTACGAATCTTAAGGTCTTCATGTAAAAATGTTGAAAAGTCTTTTTCTGCATACCATTTGGCATCCCAGTCTCGGATAACACCAACACGGAATCCGACTGGATTAATCTTTTGACCCACTCAAGTTACCTCCAATACTAATCTTTTAAAATACTAGTCTTTTTCACTTACAACAACTGTAATGTGACTTGTTCTTTTGTTAATTGGTGATGCTGAACCCTTGGCTCTAGGACGAAAACGTTTTAGAGTTGGTCCTTCGTCTACGAATGCTTCGCTGACGAATAGGTTTTGTGCATCTAAATCAAAATTATGTTCTGCGTTTGCAACTGCTGACTTAAGAGCTTTGGCAATAATTGGAGAGCCTGCTCTTGGTGTGAATTGCAAAAT
This region includes:
- the rplV gene encoding 50S ribosomal protein L22, producing the protein MAEQEITSATARVKNVRIAPRKARLVIDLIRGKNAAEALAILQFTPRAGSPIIAKALKSAVANAEHNFDLDAQNLFVSEAFVDEGPTLKRFRPRAKGSASPINKRTSHITVVVSEKD